CCCGGTTCTTCCTGGTGGCCGGCCTGATGAAACTGGGCGGGGCGCGCATGGAAGAAAAACTGCGCCACTACATCGACTGGCTGGGATGGGCCACCGTGCTCCTGGCGGTCGCGGCTTACCTGATACTCAGATAGGGGTTATGCGCGGGCTGCTGGTTGTTCTCTTTCTAACCCTGCTACTGTCGGCATGTACTGCCGACAGGCCGGCCCCCGTGATCTCCCTTTCCACCGAACAAGCTGCCGTGCAGGTGGTCAACTACGACCCCATTCGCGGCAGCAGCTACGGGGTAACCCGCGGCGATACCCTCTATTCCATCGCCTTTCGCGCCGGTATGGATTACCGGGAGCTTGCCGCCCGTAACCATATTCGCGCGCCTTACACCATTTATCCGGGGCAAATCATCAAGTTGTCATCAGCCCCTGCCAAAGTCGTCAGGCATCCGGTGCAGAGCAGCTCAAAAAATCCCAAGAAAACGATTGCTAAGCCGATAGCGGATCAGTACAGTCGAAATCAAGGTGTTAACAAAAAAGTTACATCTTCTTCGGCCAGCCCAGGGATTTCATGGCGTTGGCCGACAACAGGCCGGGTGATCTTAGGCTTTTCTGATGCTCAAAAAGGCAACAAAGGTCTAGACATCGACGGCAACAGGGGAGACTCTGTAGTTGCTGCCGCTCCAGGCAAAGTGGTTTACGCGGGGAGTGCGCTGCGGGGTTACGGGAAACTCATCATCATCAAACATAACGATGAGTACCTTAGCGCCTACGCGCACAACGATGAACTGCTGGTCAAGGAGCAACAGTGGGTTAAAGCAGGGCAATTGATTGCCCGCAAAGGTGATTCCGGCACCAATGGCGTGAAACTCCATTTTGAGATCCGCCGCCGGGGAGAAGCCATTAACCCGCTGTTAAAACTACCCAAACGAGGATAACAACAATGATCAAATAGCGGAGTGTTCGACAACGAGTTGACAGGAGGCTTTATGGCCCGCAAAAAATCTGAGAAGCAAGATAGCCATGACATGGACGATATTGAAGTCATGGACAAGGAAGCCCAAGTTTCTACTGAAGAAGTGGAAGACCAGCAAGAGGAAATCACCTTAGGAGAAGATTTCCAAAAGAGCCTGGACGCTACCCAGATGTATCTGAGTGAAATAGGGTTCTCGCCGCTACTCAGCGCGGAAGAAGAAGTCTTTTTTTCACGAAAAGCGCTGCGAGGTTGCGATGCATCCCGCAAACGCATGATCGAAAGTAACCTGCGACTGGTCGTAAAAATTGCACGCCGTTATAACAACCGCGGCCTGGCCCTGCTGGATTTGATTGAAGAAGGCAACCTGGGCTTGATCCGCGCCGTTGAAAAGTTTGACCCCGAGCGGGGGTTCCGCTTCTCTACCTACGCTACCTGGTGGATCCGCCAGACTATCGAACGCGCCATCATGAACCAGACCCGGACCATCCGTCTGCCCATTCATGTGGTCAAAGAACTTAATGTTTACCTGCGCACCGCCCGCGAGTTGGCCCACAAGCTGGACCACGAACCCACCGTTGAAGAAATCGCAACCAAGCTTGATAAACCCGTTGATGACGTGGCCAAAATGCTGCGCCTGAACGAGCGGATCAGCTCAGTGGATACCCCCATTGGTGGCGACTCGGACAAAGCCCTGCTGGACGTCATTGCCGACGAAAAGGAAATGGGCCCCGAGTATGAGCTGCAAGACAACGATATCCGCGCCAGCTTGATGAAATGGCTGGACGAGTTGTCCGACAAACAGCGGGAAGTGCTGGCACGGCGCTTCGGTTTGCTGGGCTATGAGCCGGCAACCCTGGAAGAAGTAGGCCATGAGATCGGGCTCACCCGCGAGCGGGTTCGCCAGATCCAGGTAGAGGCGTTAAGGCGCCTGAAAGAGCGCCTGTTTCAGGAGGGCTTGAACGCCGAAGCGCTGTTTAGCGATTAAAAACCGGCGTCTTCCTTTAGCTGATAGAGCAGCATCAAGGCCTCTTTTGGAGATAGCGCATCCACATCCAACGATTTGAGCCGGCTGACAACAGCCGGTTCTTCATTTAGGGCCAGGGAAATTTGCCGCGGCTGGGGCGCCTGCCCCGCAGCCACCGGTGTGTGGCTCTCCAGCTCTGCCAGTTTTTGCCTCGCCGCTTTGACCACGGCTTTGGGCACCCCGGCCAATAGCGCCACCTGCAAGCCAAAACTCTTTGACGCCGGGCCGCTTTGCACCGCGTGCATAAAGGTCACGGTATCGCCGTGCTCCACTGCATCCAGATGCACGTTATCCACCCCGTCTAACTGTTCGGCAAGGGCGGTCAGCTCAAAATAATGGGTAGCAAAGAGGGTAAGGCTGCGGCTTTGACGAGCCAAAAATTCCGCTACCGCCCAGGCCAGGGACAAGCCGTCGTAGGTGGAGGTGCCGCGGCCAATTTCGTCCATCAACACCAGGCTGCGCTCGGTGGCGTTGTTGAGGATGGTGGCGGTCTCGGTCATCTCCACCATGAAGGTGGAGCGCCCCGAGGCTAAGTCATCGGCGGCGCCAATACGGGTAAAGATGCGGTCTACCAGGCCAATCTCGGCGCTCTCGGCTGGCACCGGGCTGCCGATATGGGCCAGCAGGGTGATAAGGGCGGTCTGGCGCATGTAGGTCGACTTACCGCCCATATTGGGGCCGGTTACCATTAACATTTGCTTGGCATCGGAGAGCGCCACCGGGTTGGCGATAAAGGGGCTGTCCAGCACCACTTCCACCACCGGATGGCGGCCGCCATCGATACGAATGCCGCGCTCGGCTTTGAGGGCAGGGCGGCAATAGTTAAGGCTTTGGCCTCGCTCGCAAAGGGTTGCCAGCAGGTCCAGCTCGGCGCAGGCATCAGCCAGGCGCAGCAGCGCTTCAAGTTGCGGGTGCAACTGGTCAAACAGCGCTTCATAAAGCTGTTTTTCCAAGGCCAGAGCTTTGCCTTGGCTAGTCAGTACCTTGTCTTCGTACTCTTTGAGCTCGGGGATGATGTAGCGCTCGGTGTTCTTCAGGGTCTGGCGGCGCTGGTAATCGGTGGGGGCCAGGTGCGACTGGGCCCGGGTCAGCTCGATAAAGTAGCCATGAACCCTGTTGAAACCGACCTTGAGGGTATTGATGCCGGTGCGCTGGCGCTCCCTGGCCTCAATATGCTCGAGAAAATCGGTGGCGCCCTTGGACAGCGCCCGGTATTCGTCCAGCTCGCTGTTGTAGCCGGGGCGAATGACGCCGCCGTCACGAATGAGCACCGGTGGGTTGTCGATAATGGCACTTTGCAGCAGCTCGTGCAGCTCCGGCTGCGGCGCGCAGTGGCCTTTAAGGGCGGCAAGGCGCCCCTGACTGCCACTGAGCAGTTCGCCAAGCTCGGGCATTACCGCCAGTGCCGTACGTACCCGCACCAGATCCCGCGGCCGTGCCGATCGCAGCGCTACCCGCGCCATCACCCGCTCGAGATCCCCCACTTGTTTCATCAACTCGCGAAGCTGGCCGTCCAGGAGCTGCTGGTTTAAATAATCGATGGCATCAAGGCGCCCCTCGATAACCTCGACGCTGCGCAGCGGCCGGTGCAGCCAGCGTCCCAAAAGCCGCGAGCCCATGGGGGTGGCGCAGCGGTCCAGCACCGAAAACAGCGTGTTATCGGTGCTGCCCGCCAGGCTTTGGGTCAGCTCCAGGTTGCGCCGGGTAGCGGCGTCCAGCACCACGGCCTCGTCTTCGGCTTCCAGTTTGATGGCGCGAATGTGGGGCAGGGCGGTGCGCTGGGTGTCTTTGAGGTATTGCAGCAAGCAGCCAGCGGCAGCCAGGGCACGCTTGGCGCCTTGTACACCGAAGCCGGCCAAATCACGGGTGCCGAACTGCTGGGTGAGGGTGCGCTGGGCGGTATCGAGATCAAACTCCCAGAGCGGGCGGCGCCTCAGGCCCTTGCGCTCACCCAGGAGGCTGGTGTCAAAGTCTTCCGGGTACAAGAGCTCAGCCGGGTTGGTGCGCTGCAGCTCGGCTTTTAAATCGTCAATGCCGTCCGGCTCTGACACCAGAAAACGGCCAGAGGTGATGTCCAGGGTGGCGTAACCAAAGCGGCCATCCTTGCCAAATACCGCGGCCAGTAGGTTGTCGCGTTTTTCTGTCAACAGCGCTTCATCACTGACGGTACCGGGAGTAACGATGCGCACCACCTGGCGCTCCACCGGCCCTTTGGAGGTGGCCGGGTCGCCAATTTGTTCGCAAATGGCCGCCGATTCGCCCATGGCCACCACCTTGGCCAGATAACCTTCCACGGCGTGGTAGGGCACCCCGGCCATGGGGATTTTTTCGCCGCCGCTTTGGCCGCGGGCGGTCAGGGAGATATCCAGCAAGGCGGCCGCCTTTTTGGCGTCATCGAAAAACAGCTCGTAAAAATCTCCCATGCGATAAAACAGCAGCACATCTGGATGCTGGGCTTTGATGCGCAGGTACTGCTGCATCATGGGAGTATGGGATTCCAATGGTTGCGAGGGCATGGGCAGGTCTAGATAATGACGTTGAATTTGACTGTTCGAGAGTCTACCAAAATGCCAGCCCACACTCCTACCTGGGATGAAATTCATCAGCTAGCCGCCAGGCTCGGCTTAGCCGCCAAGGCTGCCGGGGTGCAATTGAGTAGCGCCGAGTCTTGTACCGGTGGCCTTATCGCTGGAGCTATCACCGACATTGCCGGCTCTTCTGCCTGGTTTGACGAGGCTTTTGTCACTTACGCCAACGCCGCCAAAATGCGGCGCTTGGGGGTAAGTGAAGATAACCTCACGGAGTTTGGCGCCGTGTCTGAGCCGGTTGTGGTGCAAATGGCAGAGGGCGCTCGGCAACAGGCGAACGCCGACCTGGCAGTGGCCACCAGCGGTATTGCCGGGCCCGACGGCGGCAGCCCGGACAAACCGGTGGGCACAGTGTGGATGGCCTGGGCGTCGGCCAAAGAGTGTGAAAGCCGGTGCTTTCACTTTACAGGCGATCGCCAGGCGGTGCGGTTACAAGCCGTTTTTGCGGCCTTAACCGGGCTTTTGGAAAAAATCCCCGTAGACAGGGGTTGATACTGTACGGTCATACAGTATACTTCCCTGCAACTGAATTCACTCTTCTTGCGGATCTTTGGAGCCGGAAATGGACGACAACAAACAGAAAGCCCTTGCAGCAGCGCTGGGTCAAATTGAGCGCCAGTTTGGTAAGGGTTCCATCATGCGGATGGGCGATAGCCAGGTGCTGAGCATTGAATCCGTATCCACCGGTTCATTGGGCCTGGATATTGCCCTTGGCATTGGTGGCCTGCCTTTTGGCCGTGTTGTTGAAATCTTCGGGCCAGAGTCTTCCGGTAAAACTACCTTGACCCTGCAAGTCATTGCCGAAGCCCAGAAGCAAGGTAAAACCTGCGCCTTTATCGACGCCGAACACGCGCTGGACCCAATCTATGCCCGCAAGCTTGGCGTGAATGTCGACGACCTGCTGGTGTCCCAGCCCGATACCGGTGAGCAGGCCCTTGAAATTTGCGACATGCTGGTACGCTCCAGCGCCGTAGACGTGGTGATTGTCGACTCCGTTGCTGCCCTGACCCCGAAAGCGGAAATCGAAGGCGAAATGGGCGACAGCCACGTGGGCCTTCAGGCTCGCCTGATGTCTCAGGCGCTGCGTAAGCTCACCGCCAATATCAAGAAATCCAACACCCTGTGTATCTTCATCAACCAAATTCGGATGAAGATCGGCGTGATGTTTGGTAACCCCGAAACCACCACCGGTGGTAACGCCCTTAAGTTCTACGCCTCGGTGCGCCTGGATATCCGCCGCATCGGCTCGGTGAAGGAAGGGGACGAAGTGGTGGGTAACGAAACCCGTGTCAAAGTGGTGAAGAACAAAGTGGCGCCGCCCTTCAAACAGGCTGAGTTCCAGATCATGTACGGTGCTGGTACTTCCAAAGAAGCCGAGCTTATCGACTTGGGTGTATCCCAGAAGCTGGTGGACAAAGCCGGTGCCTGGTACAGCTACCAGGGCGACAAGATTGGCCAAGGTAAAGCCAATGCCGTTAAATTCCTTTTGGAAAACAAAGATATTGCTGCCGAGATTGAAGGCAAGATCCGCCAGGCCCTGCTGGTGACTCCCGGCACCGGTGCCACCGATGAGAAAGTCAGCGAAGCCCTCGTCGAGGGAGACGAACTCTGAGTGACAACCTGATGCAAGCAGCCGTTCGGCTGCTTGCCCTTAGAGAACACAGCCCCCGCGAATTGGCCGATAAACTGGCCCGCAGGGGCTTTTCTTCTTCTGAAATCCAGCCCCTTATCGACAAGCTGCTTGCGCAAGGCTTGCTGGATCATTACCGTTATGCCGAAAGTGCCGTTCGACGCCTGCTGCAAAAGGGATATGGTTCCCAGCGCATCCAGGCCGAACTGTTCCAGAAAGGCATCCCCGATGACATCGCCAAAGCGGTCCTTGCGGACGATCAGCTCGACTGGTTCGAACAGGCACAAGCTGCCTATAATAGGCGATTTCGCGACGCCGCCATCACGAGCCCGAAAGACTGGGCGAAAAGGGCCCGGTATCTGTCCAGCAGGGGCTTTTCTCCTGAGCAGATCCGCGCCGTTTTAGCCAAAGTAGAACGCGCCTGAAGACAACCGACAGGATTTTCCATGAGCATGACCAGCGCTGATATACGTGACGCTTTCTTGAACTTCTTCAAGGACAAAGGCCACCAAATCGTGCCTTCCAGTTCCTTGATCCCGGCCAATGACCCCACCTTGCTGTTTACCAATGCCGGCATGGTGCAGTTCAAGGATGTTTTCCTTGGCTCCGACAAGCGTCCCTACAGCCGAGCCACCAGCTCCCAGCGCTGCGTTCGCGCCGGTGGTAAGCACAACGACCTGGAAAACGTCGGTTACACTGCCCGTCACCACACCTTTTTCGAAATGCTGGGTAACTTCAGCTTCGGCGATTACTTCAAAGAAGGCGCCATCCAGTATGCCTGGGAGTTTTTGACCGAGGTGGTCAAGCTGCCCAAAGAAAAGCTCTGGGTCACCGTGTACGAAACCGATGAC
This genomic interval from Gallaecimonas pentaromativorans contains the following:
- the rpoS gene encoding RNA polymerase sigma factor RpoS, with the translated sequence MARKKSEKQDSHDMDDIEVMDKEAQVSTEEVEDQQEEITLGEDFQKSLDATQMYLSEIGFSPLLSAEEEVFFSRKALRGCDASRKRMIESNLRLVVKIARRYNNRGLALLDLIEEGNLGLIRAVEKFDPERGFRFSTYATWWIRQTIERAIMNQTRTIRLPIHVVKELNVYLRTARELAHKLDHEPTVEEIATKLDKPVDDVAKMLRLNERISSVDTPIGGDSDKALLDVIADEKEMGPEYELQDNDIRASLMKWLDELSDKQREVLARRFGLLGYEPATLEEVGHEIGLTRERVRQIQVEALRRLKERLFQEGLNAEALFSD
- the mutS gene encoding DNA mismatch repair protein MutS, translating into MPSQPLESHTPMMQQYLRIKAQHPDVLLFYRMGDFYELFFDDAKKAAALLDISLTARGQSGGEKIPMAGVPYHAVEGYLAKVVAMGESAAICEQIGDPATSKGPVERQVVRIVTPGTVSDEALLTEKRDNLLAAVFGKDGRFGYATLDITSGRFLVSEPDGIDDLKAELQRTNPAELLYPEDFDTSLLGERKGLRRRPLWEFDLDTAQRTLTQQFGTRDLAGFGVQGAKRALAAAGCLLQYLKDTQRTALPHIRAIKLEAEDEAVVLDAATRRNLELTQSLAGSTDNTLFSVLDRCATPMGSRLLGRWLHRPLRSVEVIEGRLDAIDYLNQQLLDGQLRELMKQVGDLERVMARVALRSARPRDLVRVRTALAVMPELGELLSGSQGRLAALKGHCAPQPELHELLQSAIIDNPPVLIRDGGVIRPGYNSELDEYRALSKGATDFLEHIEARERQRTGINTLKVGFNRVHGYFIELTRAQSHLAPTDYQRRQTLKNTERYIIPELKEYEDKVLTSQGKALALEKQLYEALFDQLHPQLEALLRLADACAELDLLATLCERGQSLNYCRPALKAERGIRIDGGRHPVVEVVLDSPFIANPVALSDAKQMLMVTGPNMGGKSTYMRQTALITLLAHIGSPVPAESAEIGLVDRIFTRIGAADDLASGRSTFMVEMTETATILNNATERSLVLMDEIGRGTSTYDGLSLAWAVAEFLARQSRSLTLFATHYFELTALAEQLDGVDNVHLDAVEHGDTVTFMHAVQSGPASKSFGLQVALLAGVPKAVVKAARQKLAELESHTPVAAGQAPQPRQISLALNEEPAVVSRLKSLDVDALSPKEALMLLYQLKEDAGF
- a CDS encoding CinA family protein → MPAHTPTWDEIHQLAARLGLAAKAAGVQLSSAESCTGGLIAGAITDIAGSSAWFDEAFVTYANAAKMRRLGVSEDNLTEFGAVSEPVVVQMAEGARQQANADLAVATSGIAGPDGGSPDKPVGTVWMAWASAKECESRCFHFTGDRQAVRLQAVFAALTGLLEKIPVDRG
- a CDS encoding regulatory protein RecX, whose product is MQAAVRLLALREHSPRELADKLARRGFSSSEIQPLIDKLLAQGLLDHYRYAESAVRRLLQKGYGSQRIQAELFQKGIPDDIAKAVLADDQLDWFEQAQAAYNRRFRDAAITSPKDWAKRARYLSSRGFSPEQIRAVLAKVERA
- a CDS encoding peptidoglycan DD-metalloendopeptidase family protein, encoding MISLSTEQAAVQVVNYDPIRGSSYGVTRGDTLYSIAFRAGMDYRELAARNHIRAPYTIYPGQIIKLSSAPAKVVRHPVQSSSKNPKKTIAKPIADQYSRNQGVNKKVTSSSASPGISWRWPTTGRVILGFSDAQKGNKGLDIDGNRGDSVVAAAPGKVVYAGSALRGYGKLIIIKHNDEYLSAYAHNDELLVKEQQWVKAGQLIARKGDSGTNGVKLHFEIRRRGEAINPLLKLPKRG
- the recA gene encoding recombinase RecA: MDDNKQKALAAALGQIERQFGKGSIMRMGDSQVLSIESVSTGSLGLDIALGIGGLPFGRVVEIFGPESSGKTTLTLQVIAEAQKQGKTCAFIDAEHALDPIYARKLGVNVDDLLVSQPDTGEQALEICDMLVRSSAVDVVIVDSVAALTPKAEIEGEMGDSHVGLQARLMSQALRKLTANIKKSNTLCIFINQIRMKIGVMFGNPETTTGGNALKFYASVRLDIRRIGSVKEGDEVVGNETRVKVVKNKVAPPFKQAEFQIMYGAGTSKEAELIDLGVSQKLVDKAGAWYSYQGDKIGQGKANAVKFLLENKDIAAEIEGKIRQALLVTPGTGATDEKVSEALVEGDEL